The proteins below come from a single Nostoc sp. KVJ3 genomic window:
- a CDS encoding 3'(2'),5'-bisphosphate nucleotidase CysQ — translation MKDLQEILAIARQIGWGAADILRSYYHGTAKDPNLEVEYKENEPVTVADIAVSQYILQKLQATLGNEDFAYISEETYQLASADANPSVPWVWIIDPLDGTRDFIEKTGDYAVHIALVNENRPVLAVVAVPEAEKLYYATKGGGTFVETRDRSVPLQVSSGKRVEDLTLVVSRSHRNQRLDYLLQNLPCQNQKGVGSVGCKIATIVEQQADIYISLSGKSAPKDWDIAAPELILTEAGGKFTHFDGTPLQYNTGDINQWGGLLASNGEYHEVLCKEAERILVQLDHS, via the coding sequence ATGAAAGACTTACAAGAAATATTAGCGATCGCTCGTCAGATCGGTTGGGGTGCAGCAGATATACTGCGATCGTATTACCACGGCACAGCAAAAGACCCTAATTTAGAAGTAGAATATAAAGAGAATGAGCCTGTTACTGTTGCTGATATAGCTGTAAGTCAATATATTTTACAGAAGCTACAAGCAACTTTGGGTAATGAAGATTTTGCTTACATCAGCGAAGAAACTTATCAATTAGCAAGTGCGGACGCAAACCCTTCCGTCCCTTGGGTATGGATAATCGATCCTTTGGATGGTACACGAGACTTTATCGAAAAAACTGGTGACTATGCAGTTCACATTGCTTTAGTCAATGAAAACCGCCCAGTATTAGCAGTAGTGGCAGTACCAGAGGCAGAAAAGTTATATTACGCTACCAAAGGTGGGGGAACATTTGTCGAAACCCGCGATCGCTCTGTTCCTTTACAAGTATCATCAGGTAAACGAGTTGAGGATTTAACTTTAGTCGTTAGTCGCTCTCACCGCAACCAACGCTTGGATTACTTATTACAAAACTTACCCTGTCAAAATCAAAAAGGTGTGGGTAGTGTCGGCTGCAAAATTGCCACTATTGTCGAGCAACAAGCAGATATCTACATTTCCCTTTCCGGCAAGTCTGCGCCCAAAGACTGGGATATCGCAGCCCCAGAACTGATTTTAACAGAAGCTGGTGGTAAGTTTACCCACTTTGACGGTACGCCATTACAATACAACACTGGTGATATCAATCAATGGGGAGGTTTGCTGGCTAGCAACGGTGAATACCACGAAGTACTTTGCAAGGAAGCAGAAAGGATTTTAGTGCAGTTAGACCATAGCTAA
- a CDS encoding RNA recognition motif domain-containing protein, with translation MSIYVGNLSYQVTEDDLKQAFAEYGTVNRVQLPTDRETGRPRGFAFVEMESDTQEQAAIDALDGAEWMGRDLKVNKAKPREERSGSPRGNWGGGNARRNNNRY, from the coding sequence ATGTCAATTTACGTCGGGAACCTGTCCTATCAGGTTACAGAAGATGACTTAAAGCAAGCTTTTGCAGAATACGGAACAGTAAACCGTGTTCAACTACCCACAGATCGGGAAACAGGCCGGCCTCGTGGGTTTGCTTTTGTCGAAATGGAATCAGACACACAAGAACAAGCTGCCATTGATGCACTTGATGGTGCTGAATGGATGGGACGTGACTTGAAAGTGAACAAAGCTAAACCTCGTGAGGAAAGAAGCGGTTCTCCTCGTGGGAACTGGGGTGGTGGTAATGCCCGCCGCAACAATAATCGCTACTAA
- the rpsU gene encoding 30S ribosomal protein S21: protein MTQVVLGENEGIESALRRFKREVSKAGIFQDMRKKRHFETPIEKEKRKVVAKHKQRRQQRSHFS, encoded by the coding sequence ATGACACAAGTAGTTTTAGGAGAGAATGAAGGTATTGAATCAGCCTTAAGAAGATTTAAGCGGGAAGTTTCTAAAGCCGGAATTTTCCAAGATATGAGAAAAAAGCGTCACTTTGAAACGCCGATAGAAAAAGAAAAGCGCAAAGTAGTTGCGAAGCACAAACAACGTCGTCAACAACGTTCTCACTTCAGTTAA
- the psbA gene encoding photosystem II q(b) protein → MTTTLQRRESANVWDRFCEWITSTNNRIYIGWFGVVMIPTLLAATACFVIAFIAAPPVDIDGIREPVAGSLIYGNNIISGAVVPSSNAIGLHFYPIWEAASLDEWLYNGGPYQLVIFHFLIGVFCYLGREWELSYRLGMRPWIAIAYSAPVAAASAVFLVYPIGQGSFSDGMPLGISGTFNFMIVFQAEHNILMHPFHQLGVAGVFGGSLFSAMHGSLVTSSLVRETTETESQNYGYKFGQEEETYNIVAAHGYFGRLIFQYASFNNSRSLHFFLAAWPVIGIWFTALGVSTMAFNLNGFNFNQSIIDSEGRVIATWADVINRANLGMEVMHERNAHNFPLDLAAGDVAPVALTAPAING, encoded by the coding sequence ATGACAACAACCTTACAACGCCGCGAAAGCGCCAACGTATGGGATAGATTTTGTGAGTGGATCACCAGCACCAACAACCGGATCTACATCGGTTGGTTCGGCGTAGTCATGATCCCCACCTTACTAGCCGCCACCGCTTGCTTCGTAATCGCCTTCATCGCCGCACCACCAGTAGACATCGATGGCATCCGCGAACCAGTAGCAGGTTCCTTAATCTACGGAAACAACATTATCTCCGGTGCAGTAGTACCATCCTCCAACGCCATCGGCTTGCACTTCTACCCAATTTGGGAAGCAGCATCCTTAGATGAGTGGTTGTACAACGGTGGTCCTTACCAATTGGTAATCTTCCACTTCCTGATCGGCGTATTCTGCTACTTAGGTCGTGAATGGGAACTATCCTACCGCTTAGGTATGCGTCCTTGGATTGCGATCGCATATTCAGCACCTGTAGCAGCAGCAAGTGCAGTATTCTTGGTATACCCCATCGGACAAGGTTCATTCTCAGATGGTATGCCTTTGGGAATCTCAGGAACATTCAACTTCATGATCGTGTTCCAAGCAGAACACAACATCTTGATGCACCCCTTCCACCAACTAGGTGTAGCAGGTGTATTCGGTGGTTCTTTGTTCTCTGCAATGCACGGTTCCTTGGTAACATCTTCCTTGGTTCGTGAAACCACAGAAACCGAATCACAAAACTACGGTTACAAATTCGGTCAAGAAGAAGAAACCTACAACATCGTTGCGGCACACGGCTACTTCGGTCGTCTAATCTTCCAATACGCTTCCTTCAACAACAGCCGTTCACTGCACTTCTTCCTCGCAGCATGGCCTGTAATCGGCATCTGGTTCACCGCCTTGGGTGTCAGCACAATGGCGTTCAACTTGAACGGTTTCAACTTCAACCAATCAATCATTGACTCTGAAGGTCGGGTGATTGCAACTTGGGCTGATGTCATCAACCGCGCTAACCTGGGTATGGAAGTCATGCACGAGCGCAATGCTCACAACTTCCCCTTAGATTTGGCTGCTGGTGATGTTGCTCCTGTAGCTCTTACCGCTCCTGCTATCAACGGTTAA
- the murG gene encoding undecaprenyldiphospho-muramoylpentapeptide beta-N-acetylglucosaminyltransferase, translated as MANAPIRLLIAASGTGGHLFPAIALAEKLPDYQIEWLGVPDRLETQLVPQEYPLNTIAVEGFQQGFGLSSIRILAKLAGSILEVRRILKQGNFQGVFTTGGYIAGPAVIAARSLGLPVVFHESNALPGKVTRFFGPWCSAVALGFEVAAKYLPRAKNVCVGTPVRAQFLDGAINAPLDLAIPDGVPLIVVFGGSQGAVAVNKLVRESANAWFDAGAYIVHLTGDRDEEADSLKHPQYIALPFYNNMAALLQRATLAISRSGAGSLTELAVCGTPAILIPYPFAAEDHQSYNADVFTSSGAALTLKQSELTAQVLQSNVLNLLQSPQELAKMGKNAKAIAVPDSAEKLAQLVREVVET; from the coding sequence ATGGCAAACGCACCGATACGATTATTAATAGCTGCCAGTGGGACTGGTGGACATTTGTTTCCAGCGATCGCACTGGCAGAAAAACTTCCAGATTATCAAATCGAATGGCTGGGAGTACCCGATCGGCTAGAAACTCAACTTGTCCCTCAAGAGTATCCTCTGAATACTATTGCAGTTGAAGGGTTTCAGCAAGGGTTTGGACTTTCATCGATTCGTATTTTGGCTAAACTCGCTGGTTCGATTCTAGAAGTCAGACGAATTCTCAAACAGGGAAATTTTCAAGGGGTGTTTACCACGGGTGGTTACATTGCCGGGCCAGCCGTTATTGCAGCGCGTTCTCTCGGTTTACCCGTGGTTTTCCACGAATCTAACGCCTTACCGGGTAAAGTAACTCGCTTTTTTGGCCCTTGGTGTAGTGCGGTAGCCTTGGGATTTGAAGTAGCAGCTAAGTATTTACCCCGTGCTAAAAATGTCTGTGTTGGAACTCCCGTAAGAGCGCAATTTCTCGATGGCGCAATTAATGCACCCCTAGATTTAGCAATTCCTGATGGTGTTCCCTTAATTGTCGTCTTTGGTGGTAGCCAAGGCGCAGTTGCGGTTAATAAGTTGGTGCGCGAATCTGCAAATGCTTGGTTTGATGCTGGTGCATACATAGTACATTTAACTGGCGATCGCGACGAGGAAGCAGATAGTCTCAAACATCCACAGTACATAGCCTTACCTTTTTACAACAATATGGCAGCATTGTTGCAGCGAGCTACTTTAGCGATTAGTCGTTCTGGTGCAGGTAGCTTGACAGAATTGGCAGTGTGTGGAACACCAGCGATTTTAATTCCTTACCCCTTTGCCGCAGAAGACCATCAATCTTACAATGCAGACGTATTTACTTCATCTGGTGCGGCGTTAACACTGAAACAATCGGAGTTGACAGCACAAGTATTGCAAAGTAATGTGTTGAATTTGTTGCAGTCACCGCAAGAGTTAGCAAAAATGGGGAAAAACGCAAAGGCGATCGCAGTTCCCGATAGTGCCGAAAAGTTGGCGCAATTAGTGCGTGAGGTGGTAGAAACATAA
- a CDS encoding nuclear transport factor 2 family protein, with the protein MTKIITALMRQKIRFPASIWLVSFLLTLGLTSGWQRTEATTPQRLVQAGTAQNALTNLLTQVDAAASRGDVKGVLQFYSPSFTHGDGLNIQTLEKSLISLWQRYPKLQYSTKLLSSKSEGNGIIAETETKITGLPSGNGNNLALNATIKSRQRIENGKIVRQDILAERTLLTSGSKPPQIDFKLPQQLLVGQKYNFDAIVQEPLGDDFLLGTALEEPIQPEKFLNPTPVDLELLTSGGLFKTGQAPSTPGSQWLSAVILRGNGMTMVTQRLQIVKK; encoded by the coding sequence ATGACTAAAATTATTACCGCCTTAATGAGACAAAAAATCAGATTTCCAGCCAGTATTTGGTTGGTTTCTTTCCTGCTAACCCTTGGTTTAACAAGTGGTTGGCAACGCACTGAAGCGACGACACCACAGCGATTAGTCCAAGCTGGTACGGCCCAAAATGCACTGACAAATCTCCTAACACAAGTTGACGCCGCCGCCAGCCGAGGCGATGTCAAAGGGGTGTTGCAATTTTATAGCCCTTCTTTCACTCATGGAGATGGATTAAATATTCAAACCCTGGAAAAGTCTTTGATTTCACTGTGGCAACGATATCCCAAATTGCAATACAGTACAAAACTGCTATCTTCCAAATCTGAAGGCAATGGGATTATTGCCGAAACAGAAACCAAGATAACAGGCTTACCTTCCGGTAACGGCAATAATTTGGCTCTCAATGCCACGATTAAATCGCGTCAGCGCATTGAAAACGGCAAAATTGTCCGCCAAGACATTTTGGCAGAACGCACCCTACTTACCTCTGGTAGCAAACCGCCCCAAATTGATTTTAAATTGCCACAACAGTTACTGGTTGGTCAGAAGTATAATTTTGATGCGATCGTTCAAGAGCCACTTGGTGATGATTTTCTACTAGGAACGGCTCTAGAAGAACCCATTCAACCAGAGAAATTTCTCAACCCTACACCCGTGGATTTGGAATTACTGACATCTGGCGGACTATTTAAAACAGGACAAGCGCCATCTACCCCTGGTAGTCAGTGGCTTTCTGCTGTCATCCTGCGGGGTAATGGGATGACGATGGTAACTCAGCGCTTACAAATTGTGAAGAAGTAG
- a CDS encoding AAA family ATPase, with product MREKIDALTQNLALTIVGKTEAIRLVLVALLGGGHALLEDVPGVGKTLLAKSLARSLDGKFQRLQCTPDLLPTDITGTNIWNPKSGEFTFLSGPVFANILLADEINRATPRTQSALLEVMEEHQVTVDGVSRPVPQPFFVIATQNPIEYQGTFPLPEAQMDRFMLSLSLGYPSETEELQMLQNLQNGVKVADLQPCITLAEVQELRYLCSQVKVATSLQQYILELARATRQDEEIALGVSPRGTLALQRAAQALAFLLGRDYAIPDDVKFLVPHVLCHRLIPRGGRNARTVVERLLRSVSIP from the coding sequence ATGAGAGAAAAAATCGACGCTCTAACACAAAATCTAGCTCTTACCATCGTTGGTAAAACCGAGGCAATACGCTTAGTGCTAGTAGCCTTGCTAGGTGGTGGTCATGCCCTCCTAGAAGATGTCCCTGGTGTTGGTAAAACCCTGCTTGCTAAATCCTTAGCTCGTTCCCTGGATGGCAAGTTTCAACGGCTACAATGTACCCCTGATTTACTACCAACTGACATCACTGGCACCAATATCTGGAACCCAAAAAGCGGCGAATTTACTTTTCTTTCTGGGCCAGTCTTTGCCAATATCCTCTTAGCTGACGAAATTAACCGCGCTACACCCCGCACTCAGTCGGCTTTGCTGGAAGTGATGGAAGAACATCAGGTAACAGTCGATGGTGTCTCTCGTCCAGTTCCCCAACCATTTTTTGTGATTGCCACTCAAAACCCTATTGAGTATCAAGGTACTTTTCCTCTGCCAGAAGCGCAAATGGATCGGTTCATGTTGTCGCTGAGTTTGGGTTATCCTTCCGAGACAGAAGAACTTCAAATGCTGCAAAATCTTCAAAATGGTGTGAAAGTTGCTGATTTACAGCCTTGTATTACCTTGGCAGAAGTACAGGAATTGCGTTACCTCTGCTCTCAAGTAAAAGTGGCAACTTCCTTACAACAGTACATTCTCGAATTGGCGCGAGCAACACGGCAAGACGAAGAAATCGCCCTTGGTGTCAGTCCGCGTGGCACATTAGCATTACAACGGGCTGCCCAAGCGCTAGCTTTTCTATTAGGGCGTGATTATGCTATTCCCGATGATGTGAAATTTCTCGTTCCTCATGTTCTTTGCCATCGCCTGATTCCTAGAGGAGGACGCAATGCTAGAACTGTTGTTGAGCGATTATTGCGATCGGTTTCTATTCCTTAA
- a CDS encoding bifunctional riboflavin kinase/FAD synthetase — translation MLNLSQNGCSVWVASSSVGLLTPTAIALGKFDGVHLGHQRVIQPVLHPGDRLSVASSRQSKENQQLTNQEYTYSTVVTFDPHPQEFFTGQPRTLLTPLDEKVQQLRSLGVEQLVLLPFDKELSALTPEEFVEKILVRQLRCQQISIGQDFCFGEKRSGTAKDLQLIAAKHNIPVTIVPLQTYTGDSPTQSSCISTTPTQDARISTSLIRQTLEYGDIENANLLLGRPYSLLGVVVQGQQLGRTIGFPTANLQLPKDKFLPCQGVYAVRVFILSETSDVASSENLGVMNIGNRPTINGTYSSVEVHLFDWSGDLYGKQLAVELVKFLRPEQKFPSLEALKTQIQLDCAVAKEVLSIGAES, via the coding sequence GTGCTAAATTTGTCTCAAAATGGGTGTTCTGTGTGGGTTGCTTCTTCTAGCGTTGGGCTGCTAACGCCGACTGCTATTGCCCTTGGCAAGTTTGATGGTGTTCATCTTGGTCATCAAAGGGTAATTCAACCAGTCTTGCACCCTGGCGATCGCTTGTCAGTAGCCAGTAGTCGGCAGTCAAAGGAAAATCAACAACTAACCAATCAAGAATATACTTACTCAACAGTTGTCACCTTTGACCCCCATCCACAGGAATTTTTTACCGGGCAACCCCGGACTTTGTTAACGCCACTAGATGAAAAAGTCCAACAATTGCGATCGCTTGGGGTAGAACAACTGGTATTACTACCCTTTGACAAAGAATTATCTGCTTTGACCCCCGAAGAATTCGTCGAAAAAATTCTCGTCCGGCAACTGCGATGCCAGCAAATTAGCATCGGGCAGGATTTTTGTTTTGGCGAAAAGCGCAGTGGTACTGCCAAAGATTTACAATTAATCGCCGCCAAGCACAATATCCCCGTTACTATCGTTCCCTTACAAACTTATACAGGTGACTCGCCCACTCAAAGCAGTTGCATCAGTACTACTCCGACTCAAGATGCCCGCATTAGCACTTCATTGATCCGTCAAACCCTTGAGTACGGGGACATCGAAAACGCAAATCTCCTACTAGGTCGCCCCTACAGTCTCCTTGGTGTTGTAGTTCAAGGTCAACAACTGGGCAGAACTATTGGCTTTCCCACCGCTAACCTCCAACTACCAAAAGATAAGTTTTTGCCCTGTCAAGGAGTTTATGCTGTCCGCGTTTTTATTCTTAGTGAAACATCAGATGTTGCTTCTAGTGAAAACTTGGGCGTAATGAACATCGGCAACCGCCCAACTATAAATGGTACTTATTCATCTGTAGAAGTACATTTATTCGATTGGTCTGGTGATTTATATGGCAAACAACTCGCTGTAGAGCTAGTGAAATTTTTGCGCCCTGAACAAAAATTTCCTTCCCTAGAAGCCCTGAAAACCCAAATTCAACTTGACTGCGCTGTTGCTAAAGAAGTTTTGAGTATTGGAGCAGAAAGTTAA
- a CDS encoding MBL fold metallo-hydrolase yields MSRIENQFTVQFWGVRGSIPSPGPHTVRYGGNTPCISMQAGDKRLVFDAGTGLHVLGQSLLRQMPLEAHIFFTHSHWDHMQGFPFFTPGFVKGNDFHIYGAIAPDGSTIEQRLNDQMLHPNFPVPLQIMQANLNFYDIRPGQPIHIDDVTVETAPLNHPGEAVGYRVNWRGGAAAYITDTEHFPDRFDENVLWLARNADILVYDSTYTDEEYHCSKTPKIGWGHSTWQEAVKVAQAANVKTLVIYHHDPAHNDDFLDRVGKEAAAKFPGAIMAREGLVLHIPTSVALSESFPVSKFST; encoded by the coding sequence ATGTCTAGGATAGAGAACCAATTTACCGTACAATTTTGGGGCGTTCGCGGCAGCATCCCCAGTCCAGGGCCACACACCGTTCGTTACGGCGGTAATACCCCTTGCATATCAATGCAAGCGGGCGATAAACGCTTAGTTTTCGATGCTGGCACGGGACTACATGTTTTGGGGCAATCTTTGTTGCGCCAAATGCCCTTAGAAGCTCACATATTTTTTACCCACTCTCACTGGGATCACATGCAGGGTTTTCCCTTCTTTACCCCAGGTTTTGTCAAGGGGAATGACTTTCATATTTACGGCGCGATCGCACCTGATGGTTCTACCATAGAACAGCGCCTTAATGACCAGATGTTGCACCCAAATTTTCCCGTCCCCTTGCAGATTATGCAAGCGAATTTAAATTTCTACGACATTCGACCGGGGCAACCAATCCACATTGATGATGTGACTGTAGAAACAGCGCCTTTAAACCATCCAGGTGAAGCCGTAGGATACCGCGTCAACTGGCGTGGTGGTGCTGCTGCTTATATTACCGATACCGAACATTTTCCTGACCGATTTGATGAGAATGTGCTGTGGTTAGCTCGTAACGCTGACATCCTAGTTTATGACTCTACCTACACAGACGAAGAATACCATTGCTCAAAAACCCCGAAAATTGGCTGGGGACATTCTACCTGGCAAGAAGCAGTCAAAGTTGCACAAGCCGCTAACGTAAAAACTCTGGTGATTTACCACCATGACCCCGCCCATAATGACGACTTTTTGGATCGTGTAGGCAAAGAAGCAGCTGCGAAATTTCCTGGTGCGATTATGGCCAGGGAAGGATTGGTACTTCACATTCCCACCTCAGTAGCTTTATCAGAATCTTTTCCTGTTAGTAAGTTTTCTACCTAA
- the surE gene encoding 5'/3'-nucleotidase SurE, with amino-acid sequence MKLLISNDDGISALGIRTLANYMAEAGHDVSVVCPDRERSATGHGLTLHQPIRAEIVEEIFHPAVKAWACDGTPSDCVKLALWALLDTPPDLVLSGINQGANLGTEILYSGTVSAAMEGLIEGIPSVALSLISHTSKDFQPAAKFAKILVDQLAQKPLPDLMLLNVNIPAVKWEEIAGVTLTRQGIRRYIDVFDKRVDPRGKTYYWLTGEVIEDVEPPSGLNLPQNVPTDVQVVRKNHISITPLQYNLTYATGLEKLSDWEFSFS; translated from the coding sequence ATGAAATTACTAATTAGCAACGATGACGGCATTTCTGCCTTGGGGATTCGTACCCTAGCCAACTATATGGCAGAGGCAGGTCATGATGTGAGTGTAGTTTGCCCAGATCGAGAGCGATCGGCAACGGGACATGGATTAACTCTCCACCAACCCATTCGGGCCGAAATTGTTGAAGAGATTTTTCATCCTGCCGTCAAAGCTTGGGCTTGCGATGGTACGCCTTCAGATTGCGTCAAATTGGCGCTGTGGGCTTTACTAGATACTCCCCCTGATTTAGTTCTCTCTGGCATTAATCAAGGTGCAAATTTAGGAACTGAAATCTTGTATTCCGGCACTGTTTCGGCGGCAATGGAAGGTCTAATTGAAGGCATTCCCAGCGTCGCGCTAAGTCTTATTAGTCACACATCTAAAGACTTTCAACCTGCTGCTAAGTTTGCCAAAATTCTTGTAGACCAGTTAGCCCAAAAACCTCTGCCAGATTTAATGTTGCTTAACGTCAATATTCCTGCTGTGAAATGGGAGGAAATTGCTGGTGTTACTCTTACCCGTCAAGGAATACGGCGTTACATTGATGTGTTTGATAAACGAGTTGATCCTCGTGGAAAAACGTACTACTGGTTAACCGGAGAGGTAATTGAGGATGTGGAACCCCCAAGTGGATTAAATCTGCCTCAAAATGTACCGACAGACGTGCAGGTTGTACGTAAAAACCACATCAGTATAACTCCGTTGCAATACAATCTAACTTACGCAACGGGGCTAGAGAAATTATCTGATTGGGAATTCAGTTTTTCATGA
- the pheS gene encoding phenylalanine--tRNA ligase subunit alpha, translated as MTSNLEAQLLALRQEGEKAIAAADTLERLEELRVNYLGKKGELGALLRSMGQMSAEERPKIGAIANTVKESLQTSLDKQRAALEAAQIQVQLEAETLDVTMPGIYSPQGRIHPLNGIIDRALDIFVGMGYTVAQGPEMETDYYNFEALNTPPDHPARDMQDTFYLPDGNLLRTHTSSVQIRYMEREEPPIRVVAPGRVYRRDNVDATHSAVFHQIELLAIDEGLTFTDLKGTIKVFLQAIFGDLPIRFRASYFPFTEPSAEVDLQWNGRWLEVMGCGMVDPNVLKSVGYDPEIYTGFAAGFGVERFAMVLHQIDDIRRLYASDLRFLQQF; from the coding sequence ATGACTAGCAATTTAGAAGCTCAACTTTTAGCACTGCGGCAGGAAGGAGAAAAAGCGATCGCAGCCGCCGACACCCTAGAACGCCTAGAGGAACTCAGAGTTAACTATCTGGGTAAAAAAGGGGAACTGGGGGCACTGTTGCGAAGTATGGGGCAAATGAGTGCAGAGGAACGGCCGAAAATTGGAGCGATCGCCAATACAGTCAAGGAATCCCTGCAAACTAGTCTAGACAAGCAACGTGCCGCCCTCGAAGCCGCCCAAATTCAGGTACAGCTTGAGGCGGAAACTCTCGATGTAACTATGCCAGGAATTTACAGTCCCCAAGGTCGCATTCATCCCCTCAACGGCATTATCGACCGAGCGCTAGATATTTTTGTTGGTATGGGTTACACCGTGGCTCAAGGGCCAGAGATGGAAACAGATTATTATAATTTTGAGGCTCTCAATACCCCACCTGACCACCCTGCCCGTGATATGCAGGATACCTTCTACCTGCCAGATGGAAATCTTCTCCGTACTCATACTTCATCAGTACAAATTCGCTACATGGAAAGAGAAGAACCACCGATTCGGGTTGTGGCTCCAGGGCGAGTTTATCGGCGGGATAATGTAGATGCGACTCACTCGGCTGTTTTCCATCAAATAGAACTTTTAGCCATTGACGAAGGACTAACTTTTACAGACCTCAAGGGCACAATTAAAGTATTTTTACAAGCAATATTTGGCGATTTACCGATTCGCTTCCGCGCTAGTTACTTCCCCTTTACCGAACCATCGGCGGAGGTGGATTTGCAGTGGAATGGTCGCTGGCTGGAGGTCATGGGCTGCGGTATGGTCGATCCAAATGTCCTTAAGTCTGTGGGTTATGACCCAGAAATTTATACTGGGTTTGCTGCTGGTTTTGGCGTAGAACGCTTTGCAATGGTGTTACACCAAATCGATGATATTCGTCGCTTGTATGCTAGTGATTTGCGATTTTTGCAGCAATTTTAG
- a CDS encoding DUF6888 family protein, with amino-acid sequence MQPTIEQLRSFYQMSVRMSNLLRPINLVRMDERTKRIVMLVGETIEIEIYPNGEVVTK; translated from the coding sequence TTGCAACCAACAATAGAACAATTGCGAAGCTTTTACCAAATGTCGGTGAGGATGAGCAATTTACTTCGACCAATTAACTTAGTGCGGATGGACGAAAGGACAAAACGTATAGTGATGTTGGTGGGAGAGACAATAGAAATAGAAATTTATCCCAATGGAGAGGTAGTTACCAAATGA
- a CDS encoding DUF6887 family protein: protein MTQPNFVDMTDAELRVYVLQNPNNTEAFHAYVDRLHAANPNPQLMSIEEAEAELERRVKQGQR, encoded by the coding sequence ATGACACAACCCAACTTTGTGGATATGACTGATGCCGAGTTACGAGTTTACGTGTTGCAAAATCCTAACAACACTGAAGCGTTTCACGCATACGTTGATCGCTTGCACGCAGCCAATCCAAATCCACAGCTAATGTCGATAGAAGAGGCTGAAGCTGAATTGGAAAGGAGGGTCAAGCAGGGTCAAAGATAG
- a CDS encoding DUF4926 domain-containing protein: MPLFSQVALAQDLPEYNLKRGSVATIVEHYPMPEGE, translated from the coding sequence ATACCCCTATTCTCCCAAGTTGCTTTAGCGCAGGACTTACCAGAATACAACCTGAAACGCGGGAGTGTTGCAACAATTGTGGAACATTACCCCATGCCTGAAGGAGAATAG